In Campylobacter sp. MIT 12-8780, the genomic window TTCCAATTCGTCCAAAAGTATAGGCTAAAGGCACGCTTAAAGCGACAAGATCAAGGTATTTAAGCAAATTTGAAAAATACGCTTTTTTAAAACGACGACAAAATAGCAAAGTCGCGATAAATGCTCCTAAAACAGCCCCATGAAAGCTCATACCGCGAATTCCTACAAATTCGCCATTTTGATCAAAAGGATTAAAAATCTGCCAAGGATGCGTAAGATAAAACAAGGTATAATCATCATAAATAAGTATATATCCAAGCCTAGCGCCTAAAATCACGCCAAGTTCTACCCATACAAAATAGCTATCAAGGAGTTTATCACTGATAGGGATTTTATCTTTTTTGACATAATGTTTTGCCAAAACAAGAGCAAACAAAAGTGCAAAAATGTAACACAAGCTATACCAATACACTTTAAATCCAAAGAATTCAAACGCTATAACATCAAAATGAGAATAAATATCTTGCCAAAACTGCACTCTTTGTCCTTTTGTTTTTCGATTTAGAAAACAAAAATATAGCAAATTAGGCTTAATCTTGCTATAATGTCTTTTTAAATTTCTTAAAGTGAGAAAAAATGAAAAAAATTGCTCTTATTTTATCTATAGTTTTGTTTTTAGCTTGTGCAAAAAACTCAGTTCTTACCATACCTTTGCCAAGTTTTCAAGCCGAATTTAAAGAAAAATCACAACACACAGATCAAGTAACATATAATTTGCTTCAAATGCAAAAAAAGAATGAGTATTCAAGCTATTTTGAGGACTCTATCCTTAAGATAAGACTTGATGAGGAATTAAAACTTTTAGCACAAAAGATAGAAGAAGCAAGCGTGAAACTCCTCCTTGCCAAAGGATATGATCTTAGCAAGACAAAGCAATATAAGTTAAAAGAAAGCATTGTTGTTCTTATCAAAGAAGAATTTGATCGAGAAAAAACAGACTTTCTAAAAGGAAAGCAAATAAGCTCAAATTTAAGCCTAGAGCTTGAATTTCAAGCATCTTTTAACAAAGTTAATGATAAAAACAAGGTGCAAACACAAGCAGGTGTAAAAACAAAACTTGAACCAATCGCGATAAACTACCCTATCAAAAGCGATGAGGGCATAGGCAACTTTAAAGAAAGCATAAGCAGTATCCCAACGCAAGTCAATGCAAATTTAAAAGAAGCTGTGCTTGATATTGATGAGGTGCTTCGAACCTTTTATTATGAAGTATTAAGCTCTCTTAATGAAAATATTAAAGCTGAAGATTCACAAGCTGAGGTGATAAGAATGCAAACTCAAGAAGGTATTATCATTTTTGAGTAGAAGCTGAAGTGTAAATTTGAGTGATAAAGTTGATATCTACAATATCGCCTTGTGCTTTAAAATCAACAGGTGTTTCAAGCTTGATGATATTTTTATACGCATTTAAAGCATCAATAAATTCATAAAATTCAGCCGTGCTTTTAAGCGTAGCGCTTATGTTAAACTCGGCAAATAAGTATTGGTTTGTGTTTGTATTTTCAAGCTTTTTAAGTTTTACATTTGTAAAATATGTATTTAAAAATTTTATAAAATCTTCTTCATCAAAACTTGAGTCAAATTGGGTGAAAATTTTCTCATTTTCGCTTCGTAAGGTATTAAGCTTGCTTTCACTAACTTGAAATTTCTCGTTAAGATGAGCATTAACAGAGTTTTGCGAGTATAATCTCAAGCTTACATTTTTATAATTTTTTACCATAGGTAAGATTAAAATCAAAACAAGCAAGCCACAAATGAGCACAAAAATCATCGCATAAATAACAAGCTTAACAAGATTGATTTCTTCAAGACTTTTATCATTTTTCATTGTATGCTCCCATAATTTAAGCTTTTATTTGTGCTTACAAATTTAAACCAGCCGGTATTGAGCGGATAAAAGCTTGTCTTGCTCTCATC contains:
- the lgt gene encoding prolipoprotein diacylglyceryl transferase; the protein is MQFWQDIYSHFDVIAFEFFGFKVYWYSLCYIFALLFALVLAKHYVKKDKIPISDKLLDSYFVWVELGVILGARLGYILIYDDYTLFYLTHPWQIFNPFDQNGEFVGIRGMSFHGAVLGAFIATLLFCRRFKKAYFSNLLKYLDLVALSVPLAYTFGRIGNFLNQELFGRATDVPWGIYVNGVLRHPSQLYEAFLEGFVIFLLIHFLRTKQKFQGELILVYAMSYSFMRFVCEFFREPDSNLGFIVLDLSMGQLLSLVMFGVTFLIYIYLRFNKNYFLSSFK